CGAACCCGGCGAACGTACGGGCGCACTACGAGACGACCGGCCCCGAGCTCTGGGCAGCGATGGAGGGCCGCATCGACGCCTTCGTGTACGGCTCGGGCACCGGCGGAACGATCAGCGGGGTGGGCCGGTACCTCAGGGAGCAGGGCTCAAAGGCCCAGATCATTGCAGTGGAGCCCGCGCGCAGCAACGTCCTCTCCGGCGGTCAGATGGGGCCGCACCAGTTCCAGGGGATGGGGCCGGGTTTCATCCCCCCAAACCTGGACACCAGCCTGATCGACCGCGTGATCGCGGTCTGGGAGGAGGACGCCTTCCCCCTCGCACGGCGCTTGAGCCGGGAGGAAGGGCTGTTCCTGGGCATGAGTTCCGGGGCGATCGTTTGGGCTGCGCTCCAAGTCGCGCGCGAGCTGGGACCGGGCAAGCGCGTGGTCTGCATCAGCCCGGACACCGGGGCCCGCTACCTCTCCACACCGCTGTACGCGGAGGAGTAGCCTACCCCCGCTTCAGCCCCAGGACGAGCCCCGCGGTGAACCCGCCAGCAAATGGCAGGTTGAAGGTCAGTACCTCCAGAAGCTGGTTCCAGAACCCCCGCAGGCGCTCTTGATCCAGCAAGGGGTCCACGTCCTGCTGGATGCGGGTCCAATCGATCTGGATGTACCCCGCGTAGGCCAACAGCTGCAGGCTGAGGAATCCGATGCCCAGGATGACGGCGAGGACCTTCCCGATCTTTTTCAAGGCGTACCCGGTCGCAAACCCCGCGAGTCCGCCAAACGTGATCTGACCAACGAACGGTTGTAGGTTCTCCACGCCTCCATCATAGGCCCTCCGCACGTACCGCCACGTGCAGCGTGCCTCGAGCACACGGTGGCGTTTTCCCGCGCGGTGCGGTGTACTGGACCGTATGAGGATCGCATTGGGCAGCACCAACCCCACCAAACGCCAAGCCCTGGAGCAGACCCTCGAGCGGCTGGGCCTCGAGGCGGAGATCATCGCGTTCGCCGCGCCGAGCGGCGTGCGGGCCCAGCCCATGAGCGAAGCCGAGACCCGAGCGGGCGCCTATAACCGGGCGCGGGCCGCCTGGGAGAAGAGCGCGGCCTCCCTCGCGGTGGGCCTCGAGGGGGGCGTGGACCTCGCGAGCGGGTGGCTCACCATGTACGCCGCCGCCACGGACGGCCAGCGCGTTGCGCTGGGCCGGGGGCCGGGCCTGGCCCTGCCCGAGGAGGCCCTCGAGGCGCTGCGGCAAGGCCAAACGCTCGGGGCGTTCCTCGAGCGTCGCTACGGCCCCGCGGCGCGCCGGATGGGCGCGATCGGGTGGTACACGCAGGGGCGCCTGGCCCGTGCGGAGGCGTTGGCGCAGGCTGCGCTCATCGCGCTTTCAGGGCTTGGCCTTTAGGGCGTGGAGGGCGTCCTCTAGGCGCGAGAAGTACGCGTACCCTCGCGCTTCGGGCAAGCGAGGGGGGTCGATCAGGTACAGGAACGGCCCCTCCGGGTGGTTGACCACCGCGTGCCCCGCCTCGAGGACCCGCTCCGCCAGGTCCGCGCGGGGCGTTTCGAACGCGTACTCGCCGGGAATCCCGACCTCGGCGAGCAGCTGAAGCCACGCCGCGAACGCCTCCGGGTCCAGGTCCTCCGGGAGCTGGAAGCGCACCGCGCCTCGAGCCGCGCCGAGCGTCCGGTGCCGCCGCAAAAACCGGCGCAACGCGCGGCGCTCGGTACCGCTCGGGGTGTAGCGCAGGTGCTTGGGGGCGAGGAAGCTGTAGCGAAACCCCTCCGGCGCGCGCGCCCGCCAGCGGCTCACCGTTCGCCAGCTCGGCACGCGGTTTCGGGTGGAGGGCAGTTCCACCGTGTCGAACAGCGCCGCGTACCGCGCGAAACGACGCGCGTAGGGGAGCCCCTCGTAAAGGGGCGCGTCGCGCTTATAACCGAGCGTGCCGATCCGCATGGGTCACCGGTAGGCCTCGAGCCACGCCCGCGCCAACCGGGCCATCGCGGGGTGCATTTCGTGCCCCACCCCCTCGAGAACGCTATAAGCGAGCCGACCTGGGTGGGAGCGGTAGGCGGGGCGCAGCGCGTCTAGGGTCGCGCGCATGGACTCGAGGGGCACCACGGGGTCCTCCGCTCCGTGGATGTGCAGGAGGGGCGTGGGAGGGTAGGCTTCGGGCCGGGTGAGGGGCAGGGCCGCCGCGAGGGCCTGGGTCTCGGGGTGGGTGGGGGTGTAATCCGGGGGCGGCTTGAGCGGGTGGCCGCTCGAGGCGAGGGCCACCGCGGCGGAGAGCGGCACGAGACCGTGCGCGATCAACAGGTGCACCACGAACCCCCCCATGCTGAACCCCACCGCCCCGACCCAGTCGGCGGTTTGGCCCAGGCGAGCCTCGAGGGCCTGGAGGAGGCGCGGCGCCTCGTGTGCGCCGCGCCAGGCGGTGAGGTAGAGGTGCTCCACGAAGCGCTTCATGTCCTGGCCGGCGAGCGGGGGGCCGGAGGCGCGCTCGCCGTGGTTAGGCGCGTCGGGGAAGACGCACAACAACCCTGCCTCGGCCAGGGAGCCTAAGGCCCGCGCCGTTTGCTCCTTGCTCGCGAGCGCGCCGTGGAAGACGAGCACCACGCCCCGCGCCGCTTCCGGCCGTGCGAGGATGACCGGGATGCCGTCGAGCTCGAGGCGTTCTTTAATGACCCGCATCTCACGTGAAGAGCTCGGAGACGGA
This region of Marinithermus hydrothermalis DSM 14884 genomic DNA includes:
- a CDS encoding alpha/beta hydrolase, with amino-acid sequence MRVIKERLELDGIPVILARPEAARGVVLVFHGALASKEQTARALGSLAEAGLLCVFPDAPNHGERASGPPLAGQDMKRFVEHLYLTAWRGAHEAPRLLQALEARLGQTADWVGAVGFSMGGFVVHLLIAHGLVPLSAAVALASSGHPLKPPPDYTPTHPETQALAAALPLTRPEAYPPTPLLHIHGAEDPVVPLESMRATLDALRPAYRSHPGRLAYSVLEGVGHEMHPAMARLARAWLEAYR
- the cysK gene encoding cysteine synthase A encodes the protein MRVEDVIGRTPMVRLSRVVEPDMAEVWVKLEGLNPGGSIKDRPAWYMIRDAEERGILTPGSGQTIVEPTSGNTGIGLAMIAASRGYRLILTLPAQMSEERKRTLRAYGAELVLTDPARRMLAAREEAQRIAEETGAFLPDQFANPANVRAHYETTGPELWAAMEGRIDAFVYGSGTGGTISGVGRYLREQGSKAQIIAVEPARSNVLSGGQMGPHQFQGMGPGFIPPNLDTSLIDRVIAVWEEDAFPLARRLSREEGLFLGMSSGAIVWAALQVARELGPGKRVVCISPDTGARYLSTPLYAEE
- a CDS encoding DUF72 domain-containing protein, coding for MRIGTLGYKRDAPLYEGLPYARRFARYAALFDTVELPSTRNRVPSWRTVSRWRARAPEGFRYSFLAPKHLRYTPSGTERRALRRFLRRHRTLGAARGAVRFQLPEDLDPEAFAAWLQLLAEVGIPGEYAFETPRADLAERVLEAGHAVVNHPEGPFLYLIDPPRLPEARGYAYFSRLEDALHALKAKP
- a CDS encoding DUF84 family protein; amino-acid sequence: MRIALGSTNPTKRQALEQTLERLGLEAEIIAFAAPSGVRAQPMSEAETRAGAYNRARAAWEKSAASLAVGLEGGVDLASGWLTMYAAATDGQRVALGRGPGLALPEEALEALRQGQTLGAFLERRYGPAARRMGAIGWYTQGRLARAEALAQAALIALSGLGL
- a CDS encoding FUN14 domain-containing protein; protein product: MENLQPFVGQITFGGLAGFATGYALKKIGKVLAVILGIGFLSLQLLAYAGYIQIDWTRIQQDVDPLLDQERLRGFWNQLLEVLTFNLPFAGGFTAGLVLGLKRG